The genomic stretch GTACATGTCGGTTTCTTTTGCTGACTTGActtcatcatatatatatatatatatatataagtaaataaataaaatgtataGAACGATCCTAATACATTGGATCCGGATGCTCTTCCACGTTCATTGGACGGCTGGAAAGACCTGAAGGTTCATTGGACGATCTTTCCAGTCATCCGATGCGTATTGGGTGGGTTGGGACATTGAAGAGGATCCTGATGCCTATAAATTTAAGGTATGTATCATCACTGCAAGCAAATCAACCAACAACAACATAAGGTAGCCATGGCCTACTCTTCTCGCACTCCTCCAGCTCCATTCTTATCCTTCTTCCTAACTGTTGTATCATTTCTTTGcctcttcttgttcttcacTTCCTCTGCCTTCGGTCGTAGAGTAGGTGTCCACTCTCAGTTGTCAAGGGAAGCAGAGGCTCTCCTCAAATGGAAAGCCACCCTCCAAAGCTACTATGTTCCTGCTCTCCGTTCTTGGAGGCTTACATCCTCACCATCTCCCAACACCACTACTACTAAGGCTTCATCATCAGCAATCCCATGCAAGTGGTTTGGGATAACTTGCAACAAAGCCAGAAGCAGCGTGGTTGAGATTAGCCTTCCAGATGTGGAGCTGCGAGGTACGCTTGACAACTTCACCTTCTCTACCTTTCCCAATCTCCTCCATCTTAATCTCAGCGACAATGGACTCACAGGAACCATACCAGTGCATATTGGTAGCCTCTCCAAACTCACCCACCTCGATCTCTCCAATAATTATTTTTCCAGCGTTTTGCCTCCCTTAAGTAATTTAAGCAGCCTGCGCTTCTTAGACCTCTATGCCAATGAAATCAGTGGCACTATTCCTTTAGAAATAGGGAATATGAAAAATTTGGTTGAATTAGCACTAAGTTGGAATAAATTCACTGGTATGATCCCCCCGGTCTTGGCTAATTTAACCAACCTTTGCTATCTATACTTGCCCTACAATGAACTCAGAGGTCCAATACCTTACACAATGGGAAATCTAGAAAATTTGGTTGTGTTGGAACTAGAAACAAACAAACTCATTGGTCCAATTCCTCATTCTCTGGCTAATTTAACTAAACTGGAGAGCCTCTATTTGTATGACAATCAATTGTCTGGTCCGGTGCCTTCAGAATTAGGAGATATGGAAAATCTGGTTCACTTGATACTATATCAAAACAAACTTAGCGGTCTAATCCCTCATTCTCTGACCAATTTAAGTAAACTAGAGCAGATCTATTTGTATGACAATCAATTATCTGGTCTGGTGCCTTcaaaaattggagatatgaaaaatctgaTTGCTTTGGATCTGTCTCAAAATAAACTCAGTggtccaatccctcattctctggCTAAATTAAGAAAACTAGAGCATTTCAATTTGTACGGcaatcaattatctggtccaGTGCCTTcagaaattggagatatgaaaaatctgaTTGATTTGGAGCTATCTCAAAACAAACTTAGCggtccaatccctcattctctggCTAATTTAAGTAAACTAGAGGTGATCTATTTGGATGAgaatcaattatctggtccCATACCTCAAGATTTTGGTAGCCAAGCATCCATTGTAGCAGTTCAATTGTCTGACAACCACTTATCAGGAAGCTTACCTCAACAATTATGCCGAGGACGATCACTTCAAAGATTAGCAGTTCAGAACAGTAGTCTTATGGGTCCTATTCCAGACTTGAGAAATTGCACAAGTTTAAGTGGAGTTCGACTTGAAAACAACCAATTTGTAGGAAATATAACCGACAATTTTGGTGTACATCCACATCTTTATTACATTGATATGAGTCACAACAGACTATATGGTGAGTTCACATCAAATTGGGGAGAAAGTAAGAATTTGTCAGTGCTAAAGATTTCTGGAAACAATATTAGTGGGAGGATACCACCTAGGGTTGGTCAATTAATAGGACTTAGAGTACTTGACCTTTCTTTTAACCAATTTTATGGAGAAATACCGAAGGAACTTGGTAGCTTATCAGCTTTGCTCcacttaaatttaaatgacaacCAGCTTTCAGGGCATGTACCAGTTGAAATAAGCAAATTAATAAATTTGGAGCTTCTTGACCTCTCAGCAAACAAGCTAACGGGATCAATCCCGAAACAAGTTGGTCAATGCTCCAGATTGTTGTCATTAAATTTGAGTTGGAATTCATTGAATGGAAGCATTCCATCTCAAATTGGTGATCTAATATCTCTACAAGCACAATTGGACCTTAGTCATAACTCAATCAGTGGACTCATACCACCACAACTTGGAAAGTTGATAATGTTGGAAATTTTGAATCTGTCACACAATATGATCACAGGCTCAATACCTCTTTCTCTTGAAGACATGGGTAGCTTAGTATCTCTTGATTTCTCCTATAATGAGTTGGAGGGTGTTGTTCCCAACAACAAAGTTTTCAGAAATGCTTCACCACAAGCATTTAGAAACAATAAAGGGTTATGTGGTGACCTTCAAGGTCTACTTCCCTGCAACCAATCTCATAGAAGCAAGGGATCGAATAAAAATGGACATAAGGTTGTCATATCCATCATTGCTTCTTTGATAGGAATTGTGTTCCTAGTACTTGCAATTATCGGTGTTTTCCATCTCTTgcgaaaaaaaatgaaaaaaggaaatataGAAGCAACAACAAGAAATCATGGCAATATATTTTCAATATGGAATTTTGATGGCCAGATTGCTTATGAGGACATTATTCAAGCAACAGagaattttgattccaaatattGCATTGGAACTGGAACTTCTGGGAATGTTTACAAAGCAGTGCTACCTACTGGCCGTGTTGTAGCCTTGAAGAAGTTTCACCCATTGGAAGGTGAAACAATAGTTAACGATGAAAGCTTTAGGAATGAGATGTGCATATTAACAGAAATAAGGCATCGGAATATTGTCAAACTTTATGGATTTTGTTTCCATCCACGATGCATGTTTCTTGTGTGTGAGTACATGGAAAAAGGAAGCTTAGCACGGATTTTGAGCAATCAAGCTGAGGCTATTGGGTTGGATTGGCTGAAAAGAGTAAATGTCATCAAAAGTGTGGCTAATGCTTTGTCTTACTTGCATAATGATTGTATTCCACCAATAATTCATCGGGATATTTCAAGCAAAAATATATTGCTAGACTTGGAACTCGAGGCTCGTGTATCTGATTTTGGAATTGCAAGACTATTAAAGCCAGACTCATCTAATTGGACGTCACTTAAAGGAACTCATGGATATATTGCTCCAGGTATGTAAATTTGTTGTTGCTATGtactgtttttttatttttattttattttattttattttattttattttattgttgtttaaggtttctttattttcacttCATTATTTAAGATCTAGGAATTTTTTACGGAATTGAGCCATTGAAATGTTCGTTATCTTAgcattgaaaaaggaaaagataaagtGTTAGTATCTCATACCATTGAGACCTAATGCAATagaattattataattttaaaattatctttttcAAACTTTGAAAGATTTAGTACACAATCATCAAAACTTTATTTCAGTTCATTTTAATTACAATCAGTTTATAATAGTGGATGAATGTTGTCATATCCTATTGTTATGTACACAATAAGTTCTCGTGTTTTTTACATCAGTAAAAGCACTttagattatttatttatttattaggctAATGCATTATATAAATCAGGACAAGTACAAAATATTTAACTTAATTGAGTAATTCAATATGAAAACTAAAGGATATCATAAAAGTGCTTATATGCCCTTGAATTTCTTGgtgttcataaaaaaaaaaaaatgggaaaaatccTTTTGCAAACTAAGGGAGTGTCAAAAgtacaaagggagaaaaaaaaataaacatagattaattaaattaatcatTTGAAGTGAAAAGAAGCCTTAATATATTTTGTAAGGTACCTTGTTATAATTATTTTCGTTTTTCACATTCTTATAGAGAAAATGGGTATCCCTAGCATTACTACACTTTCCTATTGAATTAGAAACAAGTTACAAACTTAAAATAGCTAAAATTATTTATTGGATGCCCAAAACTTTAGGAGTCTAGGCCAACCCTACATAATTTTATTAACCAAGTCAATTAAAGtacatcacttttttttttttgtaaacttAAAGTAATTCTGTGGAAGGGTGAAGCACCACATCTAGCCCTCCCGTCAATCCCAAAATAAACCATAgggcacccttttttttttttttttttaggggagagGGTTGGGGGTTATCTGGTCAAACCGACTATTGGATGGGCAGTAAAATCCTTGGTAATTTCTACTTTGAGATCCCATATCAACCATATTAGCCCAACATGCATTTATTgcttactttctattttctaccATTAAACCCAGCTTGTCAAAACTGATATATCATTTTGCTATGCTATATATTTGACGATGGTAAAGACATTTAAGGTAAAGTTACCATAGAGTAgatatattcttttctttttctttttttttttcgtagaagaacaaaaataatatattataaacTAGAGGAAATAACATAGTTATCCAATTTACAATtgtttagaaattttttttaactatcgTCCTGTAGGCAATGTTGGCCAAAAAAACAACAATTTCTTGGTGGCTGAGCCAAAATGAGACAGATGGGATAGTTTTATAAACATCTAAGAGAAGGGGGACTACACCCCAAGGCCATGATTTGGGAGTTTGGTCTACAAAAAGATTCTATAGTTTTTTCAGAATTTGTCCATACGTCCTAGATTTGTCAGCCCTTCACTTGTGGTTCTTGCACCCTGAGAAGGAACCCCCTAGTAGAAGCTTCAATGGTATTCCCTATCATCAAATAGTTAGCTGTAAATGAGATATATTCTCTTTTAAAAAATGAACAATATGCCCAACCATATAATTTGAGATCTGGACTTGCAAAACAGAAACACATATCAAAGTGTGAGTGTCAAAGTTGGGAAAGTAAGGGGGAGGCACAATAGGGTACCAAATTTGGTACCTGAGTTGCAACCTTTGAGGTGCTGCTATAATCTGGGCAATTAGGCCACCATAAAGCAGGTGTAAGAACTTTGTAGGGGTTGCATTTATCatatttaaatattataaaatttctATGATTCCAAATAAagtaacatattattataaaagTAGAGAAGAAATTGTTAAGGTTGACCTTCGGAACTaaattagaattaaaaaaaatatataatactaAATTCTTAAAGGAGGTAGCAGAGAGGTATTCAATATGTAACCCTGGCGGAGTAGAAGTTGATATAGATAACATATCCAAAAATTTTTTTACGTGGACTAAAAGGACTAGATTTTCTAGGCGGCCCCATCTGGAGTTTTTTTTCAGTTATGTCCTGTTTCTGCCACATGACATGTTAGATGAGGCCgtaaattttgtggacaagtgGACTAGGATCCCCTTCTTCTATTTGGAACTATGTTTtgacacataaaaaaaaatcatctattGATGTAGGCAATATATGGACAATGTTATTTCCATTgtagaatatgcaaaaatagAATATATGCTAGAGTCAAAAGCCAGAATACTCACTATTAATAAAGGATATTAAACAGAAGTTTCCCTAAAGCCATAGAGAAGGGATTCTCTCCATGAACTGCCCCTTTTAGACATGTGCCTTATTCAGTGggacccaaattttgtggatagatATACCCTAAGATGCCTTATTCACATGTGAAGTTCAGCCTTAAGAAGTTTTCGCAATATCAAAATGAAGCATGAAATGATTCATGATTATAGAGAGCATGCATAGGTTATTGAAAGGTTCATGTACAGAGGttcaaaaactgaatttgaCCTTTAGAATTGGCACATGATGAGTTCAGATCTTGCAATGACATATAAAACAACAACACAAAAACCTTATCTTAACTTGTTTCGCTATGCCCATCATTGTAAtttattgtttctatttttgtggtTCTATTTATACATTTTCACTAAGTCACTTTCTTTATTCCTTTGCAGAGCTTGCCTACACCATGGCTTTAACTGAAAAGTGTGATGTATATAGTTTCGGAGTAGTTGCATTAGAAACAATTATGGGAAGGCATCCAGGGGAACTCATCTCATCTTTTACGTCACTAGTTGGCCAAAATATGCTATTAAGAGACATGTTAGACCCATGCCTCGCCTTTCCATCAGATCAAAGGGTTGCAAAGGATGTGGTTTCTATTATGAGAATAGCACTTGCATGTTTACGCAGCCACCCACAATCCCGTCCATCTATGCATCAAGTATCAAAAGAACTACTTGTTCTCCAACCATTATTTGTGGAGCATTTTCATACAATCACTATTGGtgatttaaatgattttgacGTATAATAActgtgattgaagattcatttcaCCAACAAAGGACTGAGGCAATTCATTTGAGACTTCCTTAGACAATTATGTGGTAAAATTCTACCACTTTTGTTTTGTAGTCATATAGAGACTCAAATTTTGTTGTATAAGATATTGTTGTAAAATGAGGGAATTTTATGTTATCTGAGTATCCTGTCCTCATCTTATGCTCTAGCTATCTAGTCTATCAGGGTTAACAGATGCATCATTTTGTGGATATAGAGGGAATATGAAGAATTCAAGATTCGGGAAAATGATTTCCGTGGCATAGAAAGTCCCCGAAGTAGTTTAGACAATGCAAGATGGAACACCATGGCCAGGGAACAATATATGGGATCATCCAGGAATGATCTAGGTAAGGTGCTACTCTTTGTACAATAGCACGATCCAAGTACCATTAATTGTAGGAGAGTTGTTACAATTAGGCCTTTCTTGTTGGTGTTTATTTGTTAAAATAACATAATTTAACCTAGAAGGTGTTCTCGTGAAAATGTTGTCCGGCTTAGTATCCTTTTTGTCATGCATTTGGTGCTTGGAGGAGGAGGGGAaaccaaaatatagaaaatttattaaatatttgcaTTTAAACACAAAATATGGCATCAATAAAATGTCTGCTTATGCAGGATTTTGCTTAAAACTAAATTATATTTAAAGACAAGAAAATGCTAATGTAGTTGGGATTTGTACTGATTCCTTTGTTTCTCTAAGATATGACTTGTGCAACAGGTATTTCTTGGACAAATGATGTTCGTAATGTTGAATTATATTTGTTAAGATAAGTGAATGGGATTTGGTCACCACAAGAAAGTTAGGGCCATGAATACTCTGGTAAAACCCAAATCAGTTTTACGTCAtatcttttttcccctttcttcatttaattcataaattaataaattaaaattttgtttaattttcaatataattttctttccttatttggtTGTTTATTGAAGGTTAAGGTCTCGGCAATCGTTTCTAATATACTTTATCTTCTGAATGTTAGACTGTGATATCTATGTGCAGTCTCCTTAACAGTTTGATGGGATTGATTGCCATGACAAATATTCAAATCGgaatgccatcttctttgatgtatGTGAACTTTTTTTGTCAAAGGAATcatgtatttattttatatccTAAGTTCTTTTTCTAAACAGCCAATGTTTATGACAACAGATCAACATGAAAGGACTAGATGGGATCCAATCAAGGACCAATATATGCTGGAACAGGATGTATTTTCAGAAGGCAAGCAATTGAATGATTTTATTGCCCTTCAAATGAGCCTGAACTGCTGATTGGTTGAAGATATCTGACCTCACAAAGGTTAGGTCAAGTTTAGGGCTGTTCGAACAGGGAGATAtgctggttgcaagaaaaatgaaactttcGGACAACCTTTAAGAACTGTAAGTAGGGACTTCTTTACAATGCCCCAGTAAAAAAGAAACCTCCTGGAAAGACATGCAACTGAAAGTCTAAAAGGTGCTGCTTGTGTTGTGGTtctaagaaggaaaagaagaaaataaagcacAGAGAAATTTCAACACAGATACATATGCCCTTGAAAATATTGAAGAGGGGATTGAAGGTAATTTGTGGCATAGTCACGGTATTGGTTCTT from Macadamia integrifolia cultivar HAES 741 chromosome 14, SCU_Mint_v3, whole genome shotgun sequence encodes the following:
- the LOC122060466 gene encoding MDIS1-interacting receptor like kinase 2-like encodes the protein MAYSSRTPPAPFLSFFLTVVSFLCLFLFFTSSAFGRRVGVHSQLSREAEALLKWKATLQSYYVPALRSWRLTSSPSPNTTTTKASSSAIPCKWFGITCNKARSSVVEISLPDVELRGTLDNFTFSTFPNLLHLNLSDNGLTGTIPVHIGSLSKLTHLDLSNNYFSSVLPPLSNLSSLRFLDLYANEISGTIPLEIGNMKNLVELALSWNKFTGMIPPVLANLTNLCYLYLPYNELRGPIPYTMGNLENLVVLELETNKLIGPIPHSLANLTKLESLYLYDNQLSGPVPSELGDMENLVHLILYQNKLSGLIPHSLTNLSKLEQIYLYDNQLSGLVPSKIGDMKNLIALDLSQNKLSGPIPHSLAKLRKLEHFNLYGNQLSGPVPSEIGDMKNLIDLELSQNKLSGPIPHSLANLSKLEVIYLDENQLSGPIPQDFGSQASIVAVQLSDNHLSGSLPQQLCRGRSLQRLAVQNSSLMGPIPDLRNCTSLSGVRLENNQFVGNITDNFGVHPHLYYIDMSHNRLYGEFTSNWGESKNLSVLKISGNNISGRIPPRVGQLIGLRVLDLSFNQFYGEIPKELGSLSALLHLNLNDNQLSGHVPVEISKLINLELLDLSANKLTGSIPKQVGQCSRLLSLNLSWNSLNGSIPSQIGDLISLQAQLDLSHNSISGLIPPQLGKLIMLEILNLSHNMITGSIPLSLEDMGSLVSLDFSYNELEGVVPNNKVFRNASPQAFRNNKGLCGDLQGLLPCNQSHRSKGSNKNGHKVVISIIASLIGIVFLVLAIIGVFHLLRKKMKKGNIEATTRNHGNIFSIWNFDGQIAYEDIIQATENFDSKYCIGTGTSGNVYKAVLPTGRVVALKKFHPLEGETIVNDESFRNEMCILTEIRHRNIVKLYGFCFHPRCMFLVCEYMEKGSLARILSNQAEAIGLDWLKRVNVIKSVANALSYLHNDCIPPIIHRDISSKNILLDLELEARVSDFGIARLLKPDSSNWTSLKGTHGYIAPELAYTMALTEKCDVYSFGVVALETIMGRHPGELISSFTSLVGQNMLLRDMLDPCLAFPSDQRVAKDVVSIMRIALACLRSHPQSRPSMHQVSKELLVLQPLFVEHFHTITIGDLNDFDV